In Pseudorca crassidens isolate mPseCra1 chromosome 13, mPseCra1.hap1, whole genome shotgun sequence, the following proteins share a genomic window:
- the SMPDL3A gene encoding cyclic GMP-AMP phosphodiesterase SMPDL3A isoform X3, translating into MTATVQSLFPNLQVFPALGNHDYWPQDQLPVFTSKVYNAVASLWKPWLDEEAISTLRKGGFYSQKVSTNLNFRIISLNTNLYYGPNIVTLNKTDPANQFEWLENTLNISQQNKEKVYIIAHVPVGYLPYSRSITAMREYYNEKLIDIFRKYSNIIAGQFYGHTHRDSIMVLSDKKGNPINSLFVAPAVTPVKSVLEKQTNNPGVRLFQYDPRDYKLLDVLQYYLNLTDANLKGKSNWKLEYTLTQAYDIEDLQPKSLYELAKQFAILDSKQFIKYYNYFFVSYDSRVICDEKCKAFQICAIMNLDVISYTDCLKQYYIKHNP; encoded by the exons GATCAACTGCCTGTATTCACCAGCAAGGTGTACAATGCAGTAGCAAGCCTCTGGAAGCCATGGCTGGATGAAGAAGCTATTAGTACTCTAAGGAAAG gtgGCTTTTATTCACAGAAAGTTTCAACTAATCTGAACTTTAGGATCATCAGTCTCAACACAAACTTATACTATGGCCCAAATATCGTGACCCTAAATAAGACTGACCCAGCAAATCAGTTTGAATGGCTAGAAAATACACTGAACATCTCTCAGCAAAATAAGGAGAAG GTGTACATCATAGCTCATGTTCCAGTGGGGTACCTGCCTTATTCAAGGAGCATCACGGCAATGAGAGAATACTATAATGAGAAATTGatagatatttttagaaaatacagtaACATCATTGCAGGACAATTTTATGGACACACTCACAGAGATAGTATTATGGTTCTTTCAGATAAAAAAG GAAATCCGATAAATTCTTTGTTTGTGGCTCCTGCTGTTACTCCAGTGAAGAGTGTTTTAGAAAAACAGACCAACAATCCTGGTGTCAGACTATTTCAATATGATCCTCGTGATTATAAATTACTG GATGTGCTACAGTATTACTTGAACCTGACAGATGCTAATCTAAAGGGAAAATCTAATTGGAAGCTGGAGTATACCCTGACCCAGGCCTATGACATTGAAGATTTGCAGCCAAAAAGTTTGTATGAATTAGCTAAACAATTTGCAATCTTAGACAGTAAACAGTTTATAAAATACTACAATTACTTCTTTGTGAGTTATGACAGTAGGGTAATTTGTGATGAGAAATGTAAGGCCTTTCAGATTTGTGCAATTATGAATCTTGATGTTATTTCGTATACAGATTGCCTCAAACAGTATTATATAAAGCACAATCCATAG